The Sporosarcina ureae genome includes a region encoding these proteins:
- a CDS encoding HD-GYP domain-containing protein — translation MDIYKEVNELIPGSYLKEDLYANTRNPIMVKDTKLMLEHFEVLRLFGITRVLVESKALSKVEQGQTEKITEVKLTPEVEKQMSQGTPPKSRSLETLYDEAVDSYRKEFINYRSGKKLDVAAVRTIVLPVIQAFLESKEYVRRLNEFSSLQNYRAHHSISVGILAALISDAMGYARGQVLQIGIAGVLADSGMAKVDEKIIDKVAFLTGEELSEVKKHVIHSFQMVNDSSLVRQEMKVAILQHHERFDGSGYPRGLKGQEITEISQILSVADVYHAMASERPYRQKESSFKVIELMREEEFGKFDMKVIEVLHELINKLSIGTKVKLTTDEIAEVIYLHRDFPLRPIVKVLDTGAHIDLSSNRKISIVKIY, via the coding sequence TTGGATATTTACAAAGAGGTAAATGAATTAATACCAGGAAGTTATCTCAAAGAAGATTTGTACGCTAATACAAGAAATCCCATTATGGTTAAAGACACTAAGTTAATGTTAGAACATTTTGAGGTACTCCGTTTATTTGGTATTACCCGCGTGCTGGTCGAGTCAAAGGCACTTAGTAAAGTAGAACAAGGACAGACGGAAAAAATAACGGAAGTAAAATTAACTCCAGAAGTAGAGAAGCAGATGTCTCAAGGTACTCCTCCCAAGTCAAGGTCTTTGGAAACGTTATACGATGAGGCAGTAGATTCATACAGAAAAGAATTTATCAATTATAGATCAGGTAAGAAATTGGATGTTGCAGCCGTGCGTACAATTGTTTTGCCTGTAATACAAGCGTTTTTGGAGAGTAAGGAATACGTCAGAAGACTAAATGAGTTTTCTTCATTACAAAACTATCGCGCACACCATTCTATTAGCGTCGGTATCCTAGCGGCCTTAATAAGCGATGCAATGGGGTATGCGAGAGGACAAGTACTTCAAATTGGAATAGCAGGTGTACTGGCAGACAGCGGTATGGCAAAAGTTGATGAAAAGATTATCGACAAAGTAGCGTTTTTAACGGGTGAAGAGTTAAGTGAAGTGAAAAAACATGTCATTCATAGCTTCCAAATGGTCAACGACTCTTCATTAGTACGTCAGGAAATGAAAGTAGCAATTTTGCAACACCATGAGCGCTTTGATGGTAGCGGTTATCCGAGAGGGCTGAAAGGGCAGGAGATTACGGAAATCTCTCAAATACTCTCAGTGGCGGACGTGTACCATGCTATGGCATCCGAAAGACCATACAGACAGAAGGAAAGTTCTTTTAAAGTAATTGAGTTAATGAGAGAAGAGGAATTCGGGAAGTTTGATATGAAGGTAATTGAAGTACTTCATGAACTGATCAATAAGTTATCGATTGGAACAAAGGTGAAACTGACGACTGACGAAATAGCGGAAGTGATTTACTTGCACCGTGACTTCCCGTTGCGACCAATTGTTAAAGTTCTAGATACCGGCGCGCATATTGATCTATCATCTAATAGAAAAATCTCTATCGTTAAGATCTATTAA